The Pantoea nemavictus genome includes a region encoding these proteins:
- a CDS encoding ABC transporter ATP-binding protein — MPNDLLIDVQGLTIRSDDALLVDNIGFQIGRERVALVGESGSGKSLTARTLMGLLSPSLQLQADRLQIVGTDALSLRERDWIQLRGSKVAMVMQDPKYALNPTRTIGWQVEEPLVLHHKLSRAERQEKVCEMLDAVGLPDPRQLMKRYPHQLSGGMGQRVMLAIALITDPELLIADEPTSALDHAMRDQVLALIRRLVEQRNMGLLLISHDLQQVAEHCERVMVMYQGRVLDTLPAAELANASHPYTSTLWACRPSKATHGERLPVLDRAALERNYD, encoded by the coding sequence ATGCCAAATGATCTGTTAATTGACGTACAGGGCCTGACGATCCGTAGCGATGATGCGCTGCTGGTCGATAACATCGGCTTTCAAATTGGCCGTGAGCGTGTGGCGCTGGTGGGGGAATCCGGTTCCGGTAAATCGCTAACGGCCCGCACGCTAATGGGCTTGCTATCGCCTTCGCTGCAGCTGCAGGCCGACCGTTTGCAGATTGTCGGCACCGATGCATTGAGCCTACGCGAGCGCGACTGGATCCAGCTGCGCGGCAGTAAAGTGGCGATGGTGATGCAGGATCCGAAATACGCGCTCAATCCCACGCGCACCATTGGCTGGCAGGTGGAAGAGCCGCTGGTGCTGCACCACAAACTGAGCCGTGCCGAGCGCCAGGAGAAAGTGTGCGAGATGCTCGATGCGGTCGGCTTGCCCGATCCGCGTCAGCTGATGAAGCGCTACCCGCATCAACTCTCTGGCGGCATGGGACAACGCGTGATGCTGGCGATCGCCCTGATTACCGATCCCGAATTGCTGATCGCCGATGAACCGACGTCGGCACTTGATCATGCCATGCGCGATCAGGTGTTGGCGCTCATTCGTCGTCTGGTAGAACAGCGCAACATGGGTTTGCTGCTGATCAGCCACGATCTGCAACAGGTTGCCGAACACTGCGAGCGCGTGATGGTGATGTATCAAGGCCGCGTGCTGGATACCTTGCCGGCCGCCGAGCTGGCTAATGCCAGCCATCCCTATACCAGCACCTTGTGGGCCTGTCGTCCGAGCAAAGCCACCCACGGTGAACGTTTACCGGTACTCGATCGCGCCGCGCTGGAGAGAAATTATGATTGA
- a CDS encoding ABC transporter permease — MTQQLSELETLRPRRRRARMTSLTIGLTLVLIVVAMALFAPLLAPFDPNAQIISQRLQAPSALHWFGTDGFGRDLLSRVIYGARPTLLLVSLILVLTIPVGLLVGITAGYVGGWTERVLMRITDIFLSLPNLVIALALVAMLGPGLMNGALALALTSWPPFARQARAETLALRRSDYLAAARMQGITGLRLMFGHILPLCMPTAVVRAALSLGGIILSAAGLGFLGMGVQPPTAEWGSMVAEGSKVIFDQWWVAAAPGGAILFASLAFNLTGDGLRDRLDTRHAK; from the coding sequence ATGACTCAACAACTCTCTGAACTGGAAACGCTGCGCCCGCGTCGCCGTCGCGCCCGCATGACTTCCCTCACCATTGGCTTGACGCTGGTGCTGATTGTGGTGGCGATGGCGCTGTTCGCGCCCTTGCTGGCGCCGTTTGATCCCAATGCGCAGATCATCTCCCAGCGTTTACAAGCGCCGTCGGCACTGCACTGGTTCGGCACCGATGGCTTTGGCCGCGATTTGCTGTCGCGCGTCATCTACGGCGCACGACCGACGCTGCTGCTGGTATCGCTGATTCTGGTGCTGACCATTCCGGTTGGCCTGTTGGTCGGTATCACCGCCGGTTACGTCGGCGGCTGGACCGAGCGCGTATTAATGCGCATCACCGATATCTTCCTGTCGCTGCCGAATCTGGTGATCGCGCTGGCGCTGGTCGCCATGCTCGGTCCGGGTTTGATGAATGGCGCGCTGGCGCTGGCGCTCACCAGCTGGCCGCCGTTTGCACGCCAGGCGCGTGCAGAAACGCTGGCGCTGCGCCGCAGTGATTATCTTGCTGCCGCGCGGATGCAGGGCATCACCGGCTTGCGCCTGATGTTTGGCCATATTCTGCCGCTGTGTATGCCAACGGCGGTGGTGCGCGCCGCGCTGAGCCTCGGCGGCATTATTCTGTCTGCCGCCGGATTGGGCTTCCTCGGCATGGGCGTGCAACCGCCTACCGCTGAATGGGGGTCGATGGTGGCCGAAGGCAGTAAAGTCATTTTCGACCAATGGTGGGTTGCCGCCGCGCCCGGTGGTGCCATTCTGTTCGCCAGCCTGGCGTTTAACCTGACAGGCGATGGCCTGCGTGACCGACTGGATACTCGCCATGCCAAATGA
- the mgtA gene encoding magnesium-translocating P-type ATPase has protein sequence MTDMKLNQDKKAWNTTRPQRHKTPRYLIEDEAGFTADETLVRLRSDALGLNEREAEARLAVYGRNQVEHDKAPPALVQLLHAFNNPFIYVLMALAAVSFFTDFWLPMRNGEETDLTGVIIIVTMVTLSGLLRFWQEFRTNKAAQALKSMVRTTATVLRRESAQHAPSKQEVDIATLVPGDIIYLSAGDLVPADVRLLDSRDLFISQAILTGESLPVEKYDVTGHVTSKSSGASEQGTSLLELGSVCLMGTNVSSGSAKAVVVATGSETYFGSLAKSIVGNRSQTAFDRGVNSVSWLLIRFMLVMVPVVLLINGFTKGDWLDASLFALAVAVGLTPEMLPMIVSSNLAKGAIAMSRRKVIVKRLNAIQNLGAMDILCTDKTGTLTQDNIILEHHLDCAGVENSRVLMLSWLNSHYQSGTLNLMDRAILQYGKNRVSEAVGDSYIKVDELPFDFIRRRVSVVVRDRRLNQQMLICKGAVEEMLSIATAEREGKLVQPLNETRRAELLALAHQYNEQGFRVLLVASRVLAEPGLQQPLSVADEQGLTVEGLLTFLDPPKESAAKAISALRDNGVSVKVLTGDNPVVTARICQQVGIDSGAIVTGDQIALMSDEQLAAAAAQSSVFAKLTPLQKSRLVSTLQQLGHTVGFLGDGINDAPALRDADVGISVDSAADIAKESSDIILLEKDLMVLEEGVMTGRETFGNIIKYLNMTASSNFGNVFSVLVASAFIPFLPMLAIHLLIQNLMYDLSQLALPWDKMDREFLRKPRKWDARNIKRFMLWIGPTSSIFDITTFALMWYVFAANTPEMQSLFQSGWFIEGLLSQTLVVHMLRTQKIPFIQSRAALPVLLTTACVMIAGILLPFSPLGAMVGLVPLPWSYFPWLVATLLGYCVVAQGMKMLYIKRFGQWF, from the coding sequence ATGACTGACATGAAACTCAACCAGGACAAAAAAGCCTGGAATACCACACGTCCGCAGCGTCATAAAACGCCGCGCTACCTGATTGAAGATGAAGCCGGATTCACTGCCGATGAAACTCTGGTGCGCCTGCGTAGTGATGCGCTGGGCCTGAATGAGCGTGAAGCCGAGGCGCGCTTAGCGGTGTATGGCCGTAATCAGGTTGAACACGATAAAGCGCCGCCGGCGTTGGTGCAGCTGCTGCACGCGTTCAACAATCCGTTTATCTATGTCCTGATGGCGCTGGCTGCGGTGAGTTTTTTCACTGATTTCTGGCTGCCGATGCGCAACGGCGAGGAGACCGATCTGACCGGTGTCATCATCATTGTGACGATGGTAACGCTCAGCGGTTTGCTGCGCTTCTGGCAGGAGTTCCGCACCAATAAAGCGGCACAGGCGCTGAAGTCGATGGTGCGCACCACCGCGACCGTATTACGTCGTGAATCAGCGCAGCACGCGCCCAGCAAACAGGAAGTGGACATCGCTACGCTGGTGCCTGGCGACATCATCTATCTCTCCGCGGGGGATTTGGTGCCCGCCGATGTGCGCCTGCTGGATTCGCGCGATCTGTTTATCAGCCAGGCAATTTTAACTGGAGAATCGTTACCGGTTGAAAAGTATGACGTTACCGGCCATGTCACCAGCAAAAGCAGCGGTGCCAGCGAGCAGGGCACGTCGCTGCTGGAACTGGGTAGCGTCTGCCTGATGGGTACCAACGTCTCCAGCGGCAGTGCTAAAGCAGTAGTGGTGGCGACCGGCAGCGAAACCTATTTTGGTAGCCTGGCGAAATCGATTGTTGGTAACCGCTCACAAACCGCCTTTGACCGCGGCGTTAACAGCGTGAGCTGGCTGCTGATCCGCTTCATGCTGGTGATGGTGCCGGTGGTGCTGCTGATCAATGGCTTCACCAAAGGCGACTGGCTCGACGCATCGCTGTTTGCGCTGGCGGTGGCGGTCGGATTAACGCCGGAAATGCTGCCGATGATTGTCAGTTCAAATCTGGCGAAAGGCGCCATTGCCATGTCGCGGCGCAAAGTGATCGTTAAGCGCCTGAACGCGATTCAAAACCTCGGGGCAATGGACATCCTTTGCACCGATAAAACCGGTACGCTGACGCAGGACAACATCATTCTGGAGCATCATCTGGATTGTGCTGGGGTGGAAAACTCACGCGTGCTGATGTTGAGCTGGCTCAACAGCCATTATCAAAGCGGTACGCTGAACCTGATGGATCGCGCCATTTTGCAGTACGGTAAAAACCGGGTTAGCGAGGCGGTTGGCGACAGCTACATCAAAGTGGATGAACTGCCGTTTGATTTTATCCGGCGCCGTGTCTCGGTGGTGGTGCGCGATCGTCGCCTGAATCAACAGATGCTGATCTGCAAAGGCGCAGTGGAAGAGATGCTGAGCATCGCTACCGCCGAGCGCGAAGGCAAACTGGTGCAGCCGCTGAACGAAACGCGCCGTGCAGAACTATTGGCGCTAGCACATCAATATAATGAGCAGGGTTTCCGCGTGTTGCTGGTGGCCAGTCGCGTGCTGGCGGAGCCGGGTTTACAGCAGCCGTTGAGCGTGGCGGATGAGCAGGGATTGACGGTGGAAGGACTGCTGACCTTCCTCGATCCGCCAAAAGAGAGCGCCGCGAAAGCCATTAGCGCACTGCGCGACAATGGCGTCAGCGTCAAGGTATTAACCGGCGATAATCCGGTGGTTACCGCGCGCATTTGCCAGCAGGTTGGCATCGATAGCGGCGCGATCGTTACCGGCGACCAAATTGCATTAATGAGCGATGAGCAATTGGCGGCGGCTGCAGCACAAAGTTCGGTGTTCGCTAAACTTACGCCGCTGCAAAAATCACGTCTGGTGAGTACGCTGCAGCAGCTTGGTCACACCGTTGGTTTCCTGGGCGATGGTATTAATGATGCTCCGGCGCTGCGTGATGCTGATGTGGGGATTTCCGTCGATAGCGCGGCGGATATCGCGAAAGAATCTTCCGATATCATCCTGCTGGAAAAAGATTTGATGGTGCTGGAAGAGGGCGTGATGACGGGGCGCGAAACCTTCGGCAACATCATAAAGTACCTGAACATGACCGCCAGCTCTAATTTTGGCAACGTGTTCTCGGTATTGGTGGCCAGCGCCTTTATTCCGTTCCTGCCGATGCTGGCGATTCATCTGCTGATTCAGAACCTGATGTACGATCTGTCTCAGCTGGCGCTGCCGTGGGACAAAATGGACCGTGAATTCCTGCGTAAACCGCGTAAATGGGACGCGCGTAATATCAAACGCTTCATGCTATGGATTGGACCAACGTCGTCCATTTTCGATATCACCACCTTTGCCCTGATGTGGTACGTATTTGCGGCGAATACGCCAGAGATGCAGTCGCTGTTCCAGTCTGGCTGGTTTATTGAAGGCCTGCTGTCGCAAACGCTGGTGGTACATATGTTGCGGACGCAAAAGATTCCGTTTATCCAAAGTCGCGCTGCGCTGCCGGTGCTGCTGACCACGGCCTGCGTGATGATCGCCGGCATTCTGCTGCCGTTCTCACCGCTGGGTGCCATGGTTGGATTAGTGCCGCTGCCGTGGTCCTACTTCCCATGGCTGGTGGCAACGCTGCTCGGCTATTGCGTCGTCGCGCAGGGCATGAAAATGCTCTACATCAAGCGCTTTGGTCAGTGGTTCTAA
- a CDS encoding ABC transporter substrate-binding protein, which translates to MKKIIPSLLVLSLAAAFSVQAATPKDTLVIAQSTDDADSFDPAQGFELTTVQAFTNIYQRLVQSDPTNPTDLKPTLATSWKAGDDNRSLTFELRKGAQFASGNPLRPEDVIFSLGRVVKLNLDPSFILTQLGWNKDNVDTFLKKVDDNHVQISWSANVSPAYVLSLLSAPVSSIVDEKTAQANAKNGDFGHAWLGTHSAGSGPYQIRKVVLHEAILLSANPTSPAGAPKLKNILIKNVPEPAARRLLLEQGDVDIARNLGADQIASLKGKAGVKTEAIPMASLYYIQFNMGENPVLKNPALWEAARYLFDYKGIANDLLKGQFDVHQTFLPKGFLGAINDTPYSYDPEKAKAILKKAGLTNVSFTLSTSNQPPYLDIAQALQGSFAKGGVKVEVQPGLSSEVSTRVKAHKYEATLNAWGADYFDPNTNAASFAYNPEDGSKTVAYRSDWHIPELNKQTLAATAESDTNKRVELYQAMQREVLKNSPYVIGLQAKNLIALRDNLQGYVQGINPDMVYYSQVSK; encoded by the coding sequence ATGAAAAAAATTATTCCCTCACTGCTGGTGCTATCGCTGGCAGCCGCCTTCTCTGTTCAGGCAGCGACGCCGAAAGATACCTTGGTTATTGCCCAGTCAACGGATGATGCCGACAGCTTCGATCCCGCGCAGGGCTTTGAGCTCACCACGGTGCAAGCATTCACTAACATTTATCAGCGCCTGGTCCAGTCTGATCCTACCAACCCTACCGATTTGAAACCCACGCTGGCCACCTCATGGAAAGCCGGTGACGATAATCGCAGCCTGACCTTTGAACTGCGTAAAGGCGCACAGTTCGCCAGCGGCAATCCGCTGCGTCCGGAAGATGTGATCTTCTCGCTCGGTCGCGTGGTTAAACTGAATCTCGATCCCTCCTTTATTCTTACGCAGCTCGGTTGGAATAAAGACAATGTTGATACCTTCCTGAAAAAGGTCGATGACAACCATGTGCAGATCAGCTGGAGCGCCAACGTCAGCCCGGCTTATGTTCTGAGCCTGCTGTCTGCGCCGGTATCCTCAATTGTGGATGAGAAAACCGCGCAGGCGAATGCCAAAAACGGCGACTTTGGCCACGCCTGGCTTGGCACCCACTCGGCCGGCAGCGGACCGTACCAGATTCGCAAAGTGGTGCTGCATGAAGCGATTCTGCTCTCGGCCAACCCGACTTCCCCGGCGGGCGCACCGAAGCTGAAAAACATCCTGATCAAAAACGTACCGGAACCGGCTGCGCGTCGTCTGCTGCTGGAACAGGGTGATGTAGACATCGCGCGTAACCTCGGCGCGGATCAGATCGCCTCGCTGAAAGGGAAAGCCGGCGTGAAGACCGAAGCGATCCCCATGGCATCGCTCTACTACATCCAGTTCAACATGGGTGAAAATCCGGTGCTGAAGAATCCGGCGCTGTGGGAAGCGGCTCGTTACCTGTTCGACTATAAAGGTATCGCTAACGACCTGCTGAAAGGCCAGTTCGACGTGCATCAAACCTTCCTGCCGAAAGGTTTCCTCGGTGCCATCAACGACACGCCGTACAGTTACGATCCTGAAAAAGCCAAAGCGATTCTCAAGAAAGCCGGCCTGACCAACGTCAGCTTTACGCTTTCCACCAGCAACCAACCGCCGTATCTCGATATCGCCCAGGCGCTGCAGGGCAGCTTCGCCAAAGGTGGCGTGAAAGTGGAAGTGCAGCCGGGCCTGAGCTCTGAAGTTTCCACCCGCGTGAAGGCGCACAAATACGAAGCCACCCTGAACGCCTGGGGCGCAGACTATTTCGATCCCAACACCAACGCCGCGTCCTTCGCGTACAACCCGGAAGATGGCAGTAAAACCGTGGCTTACCGTTCTGACTGGCACATTCCAGAGCTGAACAAGCAAACGCTGGCGGCCACCGCCGAGAGTGATACGAACAAGCGCGTTGAGCTGTATCAGGCGATGCAGCGTGAAGTGCTGAAGAACTCACCGTACGTGATTGGCTTGCAGGCAAAAAACCTGATTGCGCTGCGCGACAATCTGCAAGGCTATGTGCAAGGCATCAATCCGGACATGGTGTATTACTCGCAGGTTTCTAAGTAA
- a CDS encoding ABC transporter ATP-binding protein, whose product MIELSNLSVSHKQGYELRTVVHDVSLKVAAGECFGLVGPSGCGKSSLLWVLAGLNPHWSGAMSLAGSAVQPGKAFTGQLRRDVQMVFQDPYASLHPRHRLRRTLAEPLKMLKRDSIDDRINAGFRHVGLDPALADRYPHQLSGGQRQRVAIVRALLLEPKILLLDEPTSALDMSVQAEILNLLNDLKQKDGLTMVLVSHDPDVIDHMCDRAARMAQGRIVEQHSTTRNTV is encoded by the coding sequence ATGATTGAGTTATCCAACCTGAGCGTGTCGCATAAGCAAGGGTACGAGTTGCGTACCGTGGTGCACGACGTGTCGCTAAAGGTCGCGGCCGGTGAATGCTTTGGTCTGGTGGGCCCATCCGGCTGCGGCAAGTCGTCGCTGCTGTGGGTGCTGGCCGGGTTAAACCCACACTGGAGCGGCGCCATGTCGCTGGCAGGCAGCGCAGTGCAACCCGGCAAAGCTTTCACCGGCCAGCTGCGCCGTGACGTGCAAATGGTGTTTCAGGATCCTTATGCCTCGCTGCATCCGCGTCATCGTCTGCGTCGCACGCTGGCGGAACCACTGAAAATGCTGAAGCGTGATAGTATCGACGACCGGATTAATGCCGGTTTCCGCCATGTCGGGCTGGATCCGGCGCTGGCGGATCGTTATCCGCATCAACTTTCGGGCGGCCAGCGTCAGCGCGTAGCCATTGTGCGCGCGCTGCTGCTGGAACCGAAGATCCTGCTGCTGGATGAGCCGACCTCGGCGCTGGACATGTCGGTACAGGCCGAGATCCTCAACCTGCTCAACGATCTCAAGCAAAAAGATGGTTTAACCATGGTGCTGGTCAGTCACGATCCCGACGTGATCGATCACATGTGCGATCGCGCGGCGCGCATGGCGCAGGGCCGCATCGTGGAGCAACACTCAACAACAAGGAACACCGTATGA
- a CDS encoding ABC transporter permease — protein MAVSASQAGFARPLWQRVSHLVTSLLSLLVTLIGLLAFTFMLSHLSPVDPVQQIAGDHASEATYAQVRHDLGLDQPVLVQFWRYISHLARGDLGLSHLTNQPVSADLMRTFPATLELATCAMIFAAVFGIALALLAAWKPGSIIDNVARFVSLLGYSVPVFWLGLLGLLLFYAVLHWSAGPGQLDDIWIYTLEPKTGFVLIDSWMSGDPEMFRNAIAHLWLPVVILGLLAMAGITRLLRAALLEESNKEYVVLARAKGASRGRILLRHIFPNVLGTLITVIALSYATLLEGSVLTETVFAWPGVGRYMTNALFSSDVPAILGSTLLIGSCFILLNALADALTWLTDPRTR, from the coding sequence ATGGCAGTGTCAGCTTCACAGGCCGGGTTCGCCCGGCCGCTCTGGCAACGCGTTAGCCACCTCGTCACTAGCCTGCTGTCGCTGCTGGTGACGTTGATCGGTTTGTTAGCGTTCACTTTTATGCTGTCGCACCTGTCGCCGGTCGATCCGGTGCAGCAGATCGCTGGCGATCACGCCAGTGAAGCCACCTATGCGCAGGTGCGCCACGATCTCGGTCTCGATCAGCCGGTGCTGGTGCAGTTCTGGCGCTACATCAGCCATCTGGCACGCGGTGATTTGGGCTTGTCACACCTGACCAATCAGCCGGTCAGCGCCGACCTGATGCGCACCTTCCCTGCCACCCTTGAGCTGGCAACCTGTGCAATGATTTTTGCCGCGGTGTTCGGCATTGCCTTAGCGCTGCTGGCGGCGTGGAAGCCAGGCAGCATCATCGATAACGTCGCACGTTTTGTTTCGCTACTCGGTTACTCAGTGCCGGTGTTCTGGCTCGGTTTGCTGGGTTTGCTGCTGTTTTACGCCGTGCTGCACTGGTCGGCCGGTCCGGGCCAGCTTGACGACATCTGGATCTACACGCTGGAGCCGAAAACCGGCTTTGTGCTGATTGATAGCTGGATGTCCGGCGATCCTGAGATGTTCCGCAATGCGATTGCCCATCTGTGGCTGCCGGTGGTGATTCTTGGTCTGCTGGCGATGGCGGGCATTACGCGCCTGCTGCGTGCCGCGCTGCTGGAAGAGAGCAACAAAGAGTATGTGGTACTGGCACGCGCCAAGGGCGCAAGCCGTGGCCGCATCCTGCTGCGCCATATTTTCCCTAACGTGCTGGGCACGCTGATTACCGTTATCGCCCTCTCCTACGCCACGCTGCTGGAAGGTTCGGTATTGACTGAAACGGTATTTGCCTGGCCGGGCGTCGGTCGCTACATGACTAACGCACTGTTTTCCTCTGATGTACCGGCGATTCTCGGCTCAACTCTGCTGATTGGCAGCTGCTTCATTCTGCTCAATGCGCTGGCCGATGCCCTGACCTGGTTAACCGATCCGAGAACCCGATGA